In a single window of the Agrobacterium fabrum str. C58 genome:
- a CDS encoding acetyl-CoA C-acetyltransferase: protein MTLPSIVIASAARTAVGSFNGHFANTPAHELGATVISAVLERAGVAANEVDEVILGQVLMAGEGQNPARQAAMKAGIPQEATAFGINQLCGSGLRAVALGMQQIVTGDAAIIIAGGQESMSMAPHCAHLRGGVKMGDFKMIDTMMKDGLTDAFYGYPMGITAENIARQWQLSRDEQDQFAVASQNKAEAAQNAGRFTDEIVAFTVKGRKADIVIDADEHIRHGASLETMAKLRPAFDKEGTVTAGNASGLNDGAAATLLMSEQQAAKRGIKPLARIASWATAGVDPQIMGTGPIPASRKALAKAGWSINDIGLVEANEAFAAQSCAVVRELGLNPDIVNVNGGAIAIGHPIGASGARVLNTLIFEMRRRNVSRGLATLCIGGGMGVAMCIEAL from the coding sequence ATGACCCTGCCTTCAATCGTGATTGCCAGCGCCGCGCGCACCGCCGTCGGCTCTTTCAACGGCCACTTCGCCAACACGCCCGCCCACGAACTTGGTGCCACCGTCATTAGTGCGGTGCTGGAACGTGCCGGCGTCGCGGCCAATGAAGTGGATGAGGTCATTCTCGGCCAGGTGCTCATGGCAGGCGAGGGGCAAAACCCGGCGCGGCAGGCAGCAATGAAGGCCGGCATTCCGCAGGAGGCAACCGCCTTCGGCATCAATCAGCTCTGCGGCTCTGGCTTGCGCGCCGTGGCGCTGGGCATGCAGCAGATCGTGACGGGGGATGCGGCCATCATCATTGCCGGCGGCCAGGAATCCATGTCCATGGCGCCGCATTGCGCCCATCTACGGGGCGGCGTGAAGATGGGCGACTTCAAGATGATAGACACGATGATGAAGGACGGTCTGACCGACGCCTTTTACGGATACCCGATGGGCATCACTGCCGAAAACATCGCTCGCCAATGGCAGCTTTCCCGCGATGAGCAGGACCAGTTCGCAGTCGCATCGCAGAACAAGGCCGAAGCCGCGCAGAACGCCGGTCGCTTCACTGACGAGATCGTGGCTTTCACGGTAAAGGGCCGCAAGGCCGATATCGTCATCGATGCGGACGAACATATCCGTCATGGCGCATCGCTCGAAACCATGGCCAAGCTGCGTCCCGCCTTCGACAAGGAAGGCACGGTCACGGCCGGTAACGCCTCCGGCCTGAATGACGGCGCAGCCGCCACGCTTCTCATGTCGGAACAGCAAGCGGCAAAGCGCGGCATCAAACCGCTAGCGCGCATAGCCTCCTGGGCAACGGCCGGCGTTGATCCGCAGATCATGGGCACCGGTCCCATCCCCGCCTCCCGCAAGGCGCTGGCCAAGGCCGGCTGGTCGATCAACGATATTGGCCTTGTCGAGGCCAACGAGGCCTTTGCCGCCCAATCCTGCGCGGTCGTGCGCGAGCTGGGCCTTAACCCTGACATCGTCAACGTTAATGGCGGAGCGATTGCCATCGGCCATCCGATCGGCGCTTCCGGCGCTCGCGTCCTGAACACGCTGATTTTCGAAATGCGTCGCCGCAACGTATCGAGGGGTCTCGCAACGCTCTGCATCGGCGGCGGCATGGGTGTCGCCATGTGCATCGAGGCGCTCTAA
- the phbB gene encoding acetoacetyl-CoA reductase: MSRVALISGGTSGIGAAIARALQAAGYRVAVNYAFTTDRAEAFQKETGIPAFQWDVRDYDACVDGITKVEETFGPVEVLVNNAGITRDAMFHKMSPQQWREVIDTNLTGVFNMTHPVWPGMRERGFGRIVNISSINGQKGQAGQVNYSASKAGDIGFTKALAQEGASRNITVNAICPGYIGTEMVRAIPEKVLAERIVPQIPVGRLGEPEEIARCVLFLVSDEAGFITGSTMTANGGQYFA; encoded by the coding sequence ATGAGCCGGGTTGCGTTGATTTCCGGCGGGACGAGCGGCATAGGTGCCGCAATCGCCCGCGCCCTTCAGGCAGCCGGCTACCGCGTGGCCGTCAACTACGCCTTCACGACGGACAGGGCCGAAGCATTCCAGAAAGAAACCGGCATCCCGGCGTTTCAGTGGGATGTTCGCGATTATGACGCCTGCGTCGACGGCATAACGAAGGTTGAGGAAACCTTCGGACCGGTCGAAGTGCTCGTCAATAATGCGGGCATCACCCGCGACGCGATGTTTCACAAGATGTCGCCGCAGCAATGGCGAGAGGTGATCGACACCAACCTCACCGGCGTCTTCAACATGACACACCCCGTCTGGCCGGGCATGCGCGAGCGCGGCTTCGGCCGCATCGTCAACATTTCCTCCATCAACGGCCAGAAAGGACAGGCGGGACAGGTCAATTATTCCGCCTCGAAAGCGGGTGATATCGGCTTCACCAAGGCGCTTGCCCAGGAAGGCGCCAGCCGTAACATCACCGTCAACGCCATCTGCCCCGGCTATATCGGCACGGAGATGGTGCGGGCGATACCGGAAAAGGTTCTGGCGGAACGGATCGTGCCGCAAATTCCCGTCGGACGCTTGGGTGAACCGGAAGAAATCGCGCGTTGCGTCCTGTTTCTGGTGTCGGACGAGGCGGGTTTCATCACCGGCTCCACGATGACAGCCAATGGCGGGCAATATTTCGCCTGA
- a CDS encoding (2Fe-2S)-binding protein yields MLVCSCNYITDHDIRDVINELLDEDCWQLIVPAKVYHAMEKRGRCCGCFPTVVDLIIKTTEEYHARRHSTEADVFDFMSRLKRFHEENRRADIERRHKSHRAA; encoded by the coding sequence ATGCTGGTTTGCAGCTGCAATTACATTACCGATCACGATATCCGAGACGTCATCAACGAACTCCTCGATGAGGACTGTTGGCAGCTTATCGTTCCTGCAAAAGTGTATCATGCCATGGAAAAACGCGGTCGCTGCTGCGGCTGTTTTCCGACCGTTGTCGACCTGATCATCAAAACCACGGAAGAATATCACGCCCGTCGCCACTCGACTGAGGCTGATGTTTTTGATTTTATGTCCCGCTTGAAGCGATTCCATGAAGAGAACAGGAGAGCGGACATTGAAAGGCGACACAAAAGTCATCGAGCGGCTTAA
- the bfr gene encoding bacterioferritin, which produces MKGDTKVIERLNEALFLELGAVNQYWLHYRLLNDWGFTKLAKKERAESIEEMQHADKIIDRIIFLEGHPNLQTLAPLRIGQNVKEVLEADLAGEYDARTSYKKSRDICSEAGDYVSMKLFEALLIDEEGHIDFLETQLELLGKIGAEKYGQLNADSANEAE; this is translated from the coding sequence TTGAAAGGCGACACAAAAGTCATCGAGCGGCTTAACGAAGCCCTTTTTCTAGAACTCGGTGCAGTAAACCAGTATTGGCTTCACTACCGGCTTCTGAATGATTGGGGTTTCACCAAGCTCGCAAAGAAGGAGCGTGCCGAATCCATCGAAGAGATGCAGCACGCCGACAAGATCATTGATCGTATTATCTTCCTGGAAGGTCATCCCAACCTCCAGACTCTGGCTCCGCTGCGCATCGGCCAGAACGTCAAGGAAGTGCTTGAAGCCGACCTGGCTGGCGAATATGACGCACGGACTTCCTACAAGAAATCGCGTGATATCTGTTCCGAGGCTGGAGACTACGTCTCCATGAAGCTGTTCGAAGCCCTGCTGATCGACGAGGAAGGCCATATCGACTTCCTCGAAACCCAGCTCGAGCTGCTCGGCAAGATCGGCGCGGAAAAATACGGCCAGCTCAACGCCGATTCTGCCAACGAAGCGGAATAA
- a CDS encoding RNA pyrophosphohydrolase, with protein MTIKAEDLPYRPCAGIMVLNAQGLVWAGRRIKEGNSEYDGSPQLWQMPQGGIDDGERPLTAAIRELYEETGMKTVTLLAEASDWIHYDLPPELIGIGLRGKYRGQAQRWFAFRFEGDESEIQIDPPPTGHSAEFDAWDWKPMESLPELIVPFKRAVYEKVVAEFQHLSGK; from the coding sequence ATGACAATCAAAGCAGAAGATTTGCCTTACCGTCCCTGTGCGGGAATAATGGTTTTGAACGCTCAGGGCCTCGTCTGGGCCGGCCGGCGCATCAAGGAGGGCAACTCCGAATATGATGGCTCGCCGCAATTGTGGCAGATGCCGCAGGGTGGCATCGATGATGGCGAACGGCCTTTGACGGCTGCCATTCGTGAACTCTACGAAGAGACGGGCATGAAGACTGTGACCCTGCTTGCGGAGGCGAGCGACTGGATTCACTATGATCTGCCGCCCGAACTGATCGGTATCGGCCTCAGGGGCAAATATCGCGGCCAGGCGCAGCGCTGGTTCGCGTTCCGCTTTGAGGGTGATGAAAGCGAAATCCAGATCGATCCGCCGCCTACCGGGCATTCGGCCGAATTCGACGCCTGGGACTGGAAGCCGATGGAAAGTCTTCCGGAACTGATCGTGCCCTTCAAGCGGGCGGTCTATGAAAAGGTCGTGGCAGAGTTCCAGCACCTTTCGGGCAAATAA